One Rhizobiales bacterium GAS188 DNA window includes the following coding sequences:
- a CDS encoding diguanylate cyclase/phosphodiesterase → MESLSDTAEPTAGDRKLLSALLETIVRTLPIGISVHDESGQALFANEAAAQIAASTGTHLPAGDEARTGKAVSCAQPRPVFTESAVGERRLRTHQRRLGHADRTYLVSTSMDVTEERSFEEDLFRRAYFDELTDLPNRGLIEQHVEELIAGNRDGATDFALAFIDIDNFKNINDYYGHAVGDGLLVKVARRISSELRASDMLARVGGDEFVLLVNPVVGIEALREDIAHLLDRLKQPFFIDGHEIFSSASIGVSLFPQHGSSYELLRRNADSAMYRVKGGIKGGLTIFDQDMGRSATARMELEQRLRLAIRDHRFCCAFQPKVDIRSQEIVGVEVLLRWRDEQGVIQAPGEFVNLAVELGLIDEISHLVLAQTMQAIDKIDDAFGKGTSISINVAARQADDLRFMRSFVDALAATGCAERFMIELTEEAFFAKSRFQAQALPLLRAIGTRVSIDDFGVGYSSLSALADITADEIKVDRSFITDIHRRPRSQSILKAIESLSHALGITIIVEGVETFEELAYLQAATRIRYAQGFYFSRPLSLDENLALTPANDGARIATVAREASATRTPNWRSNPRAPRLI, encoded by the coding sequence ATGGAGAGCCTGAGCGACACGGCGGAGCCTACCGCGGGCGATCGGAAATTGCTCTCGGCGCTGCTCGAGACGATCGTCCGGACGCTGCCGATCGGCATCAGCGTCCATGACGAGAGCGGACAAGCGCTCTTTGCCAACGAGGCCGCGGCGCAGATCGCGGCATCGACCGGAACCCACCTTCCGGCCGGCGACGAAGCGCGCACCGGAAAGGCAGTGTCTTGCGCGCAGCCCCGCCCGGTCTTCACCGAGAGCGCCGTCGGCGAGCGCAGATTGCGCACCCATCAGCGGCGCCTCGGCCACGCCGACAGGACCTATCTGGTCTCCACCTCGATGGACGTCACCGAGGAGCGCTCCTTCGAGGAGGACCTTTTCCGGCGCGCCTATTTCGACGAGCTGACCGACCTGCCCAATCGCGGCCTGATCGAGCAGCATGTCGAGGAGCTGATCGCCGGCAACCGGGACGGGGCTACGGATTTCGCGCTGGCCTTCATCGACATCGATAATTTCAAGAACATCAACGACTATTACGGCCATGCGGTCGGCGACGGTCTTCTCGTCAAGGTCGCGCGCCGCATCTCGAGCGAGCTGCGTGCAAGCGACATGCTGGCCCGGGTGGGGGGCGACGAATTCGTGCTGCTCGTCAATCCGGTGGTCGGCATCGAGGCGCTGCGTGAGGATATCGCGCATCTGCTGGACAGGCTGAAGCAGCCCTTCTTCATCGACGGGCATGAGATCTTCTCCTCCGCCTCCATCGGCGTCAGCCTGTTCCCGCAGCATGGGTCGAGCTACGAGCTGCTGCGCCGCAATGCCGACAGCGCCATGTACCGGGTCAAGGGCGGCATCAAGGGCGGGCTGACCATCTTCGACCAGGATATGGGCCGGAGCGCCACCGCGCGCATGGAGCTCGAGCAGCGTCTGCGCCTGGCGATCCGCGATCACCGCTTCTGCTGCGCCTTCCAGCCGAAAGTCGATATCCGCTCGCAGGAGATCGTCGGCGTCGAGGTGCTGCTGCGCTGGCGCGACGAGCAAGGCGTGATCCAGGCGCCCGGCGAATTCGTCAATCTCGCCGTGGAACTCGGATTGATCGACGAGATCTCCCATCTGGTGCTCGCCCAGACCATGCAGGCGATCGACAAGATCGACGACGCCTTCGGAAAGGGCACGAGCATCAGCATCAATGTCGCGGCAAGGCAGGCCGACGACTTGCGCTTCATGCGGTCCTTCGTCGACGCGCTCGCGGCGACCGGTTGCGCCGAGCGCTTCATGATCGAATTGACCGAGGAAGCCTTCTTCGCCAAGAGCCGCTTCCAGGCGCAGGCCCTGCCGCTGCTGCGCGCCATCGGCACGCGGGTGTCGATCGACGATTTCGGCGTCGGCTATTCGTCGCTGTCGGCGCTCGCCGACATCACGGCGGACGAGATCAAGGTCGACCGCTCCTTCATCACCGACATCCACAGGCGGCCCCGCAGCCAGAGCATCCTCAAGGCCATCGAATCCCTGAGCCATGCGCTCGGCATCACCATCATCGTCGAGGGGGTGGAGACCTTCGAGGAGCTCGCCTATCTGCAGGCGGCGACGCGCATCAGATACGCTCAAGGCTTCTACTTCTCGCGGCCCCTTTCGCTCGACGAGAACCTGGCCCTGACGCCGGCGAATGACGGCGCACGCATCGCCACAGTCGCCCGCGAAGCCTCAGCGACCCGCACGCCGAATTGGCGCAGCAATCCCCGCGCCCCGCGTCTGATTTGA
- a CDS encoding monosaccharide ABC transporter membrane protein, CUT2 family, producing the protein MSVQPAILSAARRSRLSAWAAQQRVLIALILLILFGALRYDHFLGEFNVLSVLRYNSMFALTGLGMCFVIMTGGIDLSVGTTAALASVVSAILSPLGILPGLLGGLGAGIAVGAINGFLVTRLKILPFIATLSGMLAASGTALLLAHNQSVSVSYDTAFTWLGQGDLLGFPVPAWIALGAYVYGSIVLNLTGFGRHILAIGGNEDAARLMGLAVDRVKFLTYVQSSLFASLAGVILAAQFGAGQPAEGVGWELFSIAAVVVGGTLLTGGVGSVATTLAGVLLLGLIFNVLNFENGMGWISLSAYWQSVVRGVFLMVVVIAGPGTAKRLVRAQSAAGAAPSPPLEAGEGART; encoded by the coding sequence GTGAGCGTGCAGCCGGCGATCTTGTCCGCGGCGAGGCGTTCGCGCCTTTCGGCATGGGCGGCGCAGCAGCGCGTGCTCATCGCGCTGATCCTCCTCATCCTGTTCGGGGCGCTGCGCTACGATCATTTCCTCGGCGAGTTCAATGTGCTGAGCGTGCTGCGCTACAATTCGATGTTCGCGCTGACCGGCCTCGGCATGTGCTTCGTCATCATGACGGGCGGCATCGATCTTTCGGTCGGAACGACGGCGGCCTTGGCGAGCGTGGTGTCGGCGATCCTGTCGCCGCTGGGGATCCTCCCCGGATTGCTCGGCGGCCTCGGCGCAGGAATAGCGGTCGGCGCGATCAACGGCTTCCTGGTGACGCGGCTCAAGATCCTGCCCTTCATCGCCACATTGTCGGGCATGCTCGCCGCCAGTGGGACAGCGCTGTTGCTTGCGCACAACCAATCCGTCTCCGTCTCTTACGATACGGCTTTCACCTGGCTTGGCCAGGGCGATCTCCTCGGGTTCCCGGTACCGGCCTGGATCGCGCTCGGCGCCTATGTCTACGGCTCGATCGTCCTCAACCTGACCGGCTTCGGCCGGCACATCCTGGCGATCGGCGGTAATGAAGATGCGGCGCGCCTGATGGGCCTTGCGGTCGACCGGGTCAAATTCCTGACCTATGTTCAATCGAGCCTCTTTGCGAGCCTCGCGGGCGTGATCCTGGCGGCGCAGTTCGGCGCCGGCCAGCCGGCCGAAGGCGTCGGGTGGGAATTGTTCTCGATTGCCGCCGTGGTCGTCGGCGGCACCCTTTTGACGGGCGGCGTGGGGTCGGTTGCGACGACGCTCGCCGGCGTGCTCCTGCTCGGATTGATTTTCAATGTGCTCAATTTCGAAAACGGGATGGGCTGGATCAGCCTCAGCGCCTATTGGCAATCCGTGGTCCGCGGCGTTTTCCTCATGGTCGTGGTTATCGCCGGACCCGGAACGGCAAAACGTCTCGTGAGGGCGCAAAGCGCGGCCGGCGCGGCTCCTTCTCCCCCCCTTGAGGCGGGAGAAGGTGCCCGAACGTAG
- a CDS encoding monosaccharide ABC transporter membrane protein, CUT2 family has protein sequence MADAQAVARARASPSLVAFLRRHAALAALAALLAFNFAATPNFATWQTLNVNLTQVATIVIVSVGMTLVIATGGIDLSVGSLMAISGALAPLIFLSPFGRDHAMIGVILAFVVPVAVAGLFGLFNGWFITRFQVQPIVGTLVLFIAGRGIGQVMTNGNLQVFKNPSFQFIGLGRIFGVPCQVLIMLALVAAAGWMLGRTLFGRQILAVGGNEKAARLAGIPVAKVKCRVYAISGLCAGIAGLVVVSINSSSDANLVGLGMELDAIAAVAVGGTPFSGGRATVVGSLLGALIIQLLRYTLLANGVPDAAALVVKGAIIAGAVWSQQRSMA, from the coding sequence ATGGCTGACGCGCAAGCCGTTGCCCGAGCGAGAGCGTCGCCGAGCCTCGTAGCCTTCCTGAGACGCCACGCTGCGCTGGCCGCGCTCGCGGCGCTGCTTGCATTCAATTTCGCAGCGACCCCGAACTTCGCCACCTGGCAGACTTTGAACGTCAATCTGACCCAGGTCGCGACGATCGTGATCGTCTCGGTCGGCATGACGCTGGTGATCGCCACCGGCGGCATCGACCTGTCGGTCGGCTCGCTCATGGCGATTTCCGGAGCGCTCGCGCCCTTGATTTTTCTCAGCCCGTTCGGGCGCGACCACGCCATGATCGGGGTCATTCTCGCTTTCGTCGTTCCGGTCGCGGTAGCTGGGTTGTTCGGCCTGTTCAACGGCTGGTTCATCACCCGCTTCCAGGTGCAGCCGATCGTCGGAACCTTGGTGCTGTTCATTGCCGGACGGGGCATCGGGCAGGTGATGACCAACGGCAATTTGCAGGTGTTCAAGAACCCCTCCTTTCAGTTCATCGGTCTCGGACGCATTTTTGGCGTTCCTTGCCAGGTCCTCATCATGCTCGCCTTGGTGGCCGCTGCCGGATGGATGCTGGGACGAACGCTGTTTGGCCGCCAGATATTGGCCGTCGGCGGCAACGAGAAGGCAGCGCGGTTGGCGGGCATTCCGGTCGCCAAGGTCAAATGCCGGGTTTATGCGATCAGCGGGTTGTGCGCCGGGATCGCGGGCTTGGTGGTGGTGTCGATCAATTCGTCCAGCGATGCCAATCTCGTCGGCCTCGGCATGGAGCTCGACGCCATCGCCGCGGTCGCGGTCGGCGGGACACCCTTCTCCGGTGGGCGGGCGACGGTGGTCGGGTCGTTGCTCGGCGCCCTGATCATTCAGCTGCTGCGCTATACGCTGCTTGCCAATGGAGTGCCCGACGCGGCAGCCCTCGTCGTGAAGGGCGCCATCATTGCCGGAGCCGTATGGTCCCAGCAGCGGAGCATGGCCTAG
- a CDS encoding monosaccharide ABC transporter ATP-binding protein, CUT2 family gives MPPSSPLLVMRSIDKRFSGAQALAAATLEVKPAEVMALVGENGAGKSTLIKVLTGAHRKDAGSIEFAGQGIEFASPQEAQRGGISTIYQEINLIPYRTVAENIFLGREFRRYGLLDWRRMNGEAAELLHRFAIDIDVRRSLMEFSTAIQQMVAIARAISFKSRLVIMDEPTSSLDGREVAVLFDVIRQLRAEGVAVIFISHRLDELYQICDRVTVMRDGCTVMTSAMADVDKLQLIAAMLGRNLDAVRERSTGFQRTFGAAGGEVLAAEGLEIGRRVRGARVEVRTGQIVGLAGLLGSGRTEVARAIFGADPPDSGTIRLMGKAVSPQQPAEAIALGVGFCTEDRKVEGIIPEMSVRENITLSVLPRLTRAGIVDETREREIVDRFMARLAIKASSVEQKVRELSGGNQQKVMLARWLCIDPKLLILDEPTRGIDVGAKAEIQSLIRELADQGLGVLMISSELEEIVEGADRVFVLSDGCTVADLPHAEVDGPRIMAAMAHGMDAALGPDRDHG, from the coding sequence ATGCCACCCTCCTCTCCGCTTCTCGTGATGCGCAGCATCGATAAGCGCTTCTCAGGGGCGCAGGCTCTTGCGGCCGCGACGCTCGAGGTGAAGCCGGCGGAGGTCATGGCGCTGGTCGGCGAAAATGGCGCCGGCAAATCGACATTGATCAAGGTGCTGACCGGGGCCCATCGAAAGGATGCCGGCAGCATCGAGTTTGCGGGCCAGGGCATCGAGTTCGCGTCTCCGCAGGAAGCGCAGCGCGGCGGCATCAGCACGATCTATCAAGAGATCAATCTCATTCCCTACCGCACGGTGGCGGAGAATATCTTCCTCGGCCGCGAATTTCGGCGCTACGGGCTGCTCGATTGGCGCCGCATGAATGGTGAAGCCGCCGAGCTCTTGCACCGCTTCGCGATAGATATCGATGTGCGCCGCTCTTTGATGGAGTTCAGCACCGCGATCCAGCAAATGGTGGCCATCGCCCGCGCCATATCGTTCAAGTCGCGATTGGTGATCATGGACGAGCCCACATCGTCGCTCGACGGCCGTGAGGTGGCGGTACTTTTCGACGTCATCCGGCAGCTGCGTGCCGAGGGTGTCGCGGTCATTTTCATTTCGCATCGGCTGGATGAGCTCTACCAGATCTGCGATCGGGTCACGGTGATGCGCGACGGCTGCACGGTGATGACCAGCGCCATGGCGGATGTCGACAAGCTGCAGCTCATCGCGGCGATGCTCGGACGCAATCTCGACGCCGTACGCGAACGCTCGACCGGATTTCAAAGGACATTTGGAGCGGCCGGCGGCGAGGTCCTCGCCGCCGAGGGGCTCGAGATCGGCAGGAGGGTCAGGGGAGCGCGCGTCGAAGTCCGGACCGGACAGATCGTCGGGCTCGCGGGCCTTTTGGGCTCGGGCCGCACCGAAGTGGCGCGGGCCATTTTCGGTGCCGATCCACCCGATTCCGGCACAATCCGGCTCATGGGAAAGGCCGTCTCGCCCCAGCAGCCGGCCGAAGCGATTGCGCTCGGCGTCGGCTTCTGCACGGAGGATCGCAAGGTCGAAGGCATCATTCCTGAAATGTCGGTGCGCGAGAACATAACGCTGAGCGTGCTTCCTCGATTGACGCGGGCCGGAATCGTCGACGAAACGCGTGAGCGCGAGATCGTCGACCGTTTCATGGCGCGGCTGGCGATCAAGGCCTCCAGTGTCGAGCAGAAGGTCCGCGAGCTGTCCGGGGGCAACCAGCAAAAGGTCATGCTGGCGCGCTGGCTCTGCATCGATCCCAAGCTGCTCATACTGGACGAACCCACTCGGGGGATCGATGTGGGCGCAAAAGCCGAAATTCAATCACTCATCAGGGAGCTCGCCGATCAGGGTCTCGGGGTCCTGATGATCTCATCGGAGCTCGAAGAGATCGTCGAAGGCGCGGATCGGGTGTTCGTCTTGAGCGACGGCTGCACCGTAGCCGATCTTCCCCATGCCGAAGTCGACGGGCCGAGGATCATGGCGGCGATGGCCCACGGCATGGACGCCGCTCTCGGACCCGATCGCGATCATGGCTGA
- a CDS encoding monosaccharide ABC transporter substrate-binding protein, CUT2 family encodes MLINRRTLLVGTAGSAATLAFLPAFGAVPPLKKKDVYKVGFAQTESNNPWRLAQTASMQDEAKKRGCQLVYTDAAGSAAKQVADVNSMIAQGVDFIFLAPREEKPLIPAVLAAKKAGIPVLLIDRSVDPSLAKAGEDYLAFVGSNFIEEGQRVAEWTIKARSGKGKIIELEGTIGSSPANDRKKGFDDTIKAKAPDMVILASQSGDFARDKGRQVAETLLQAHSDATIVYAHNDEMALGAIAAIEAAGKVPGKDILVVSIDGEKDAVQAIIDGKMGATCECSPRFGPKAFEIMYQYGGGEKIPPIIINPDRFFEASNAKDMLATAF; translated from the coding sequence ATGCTCATAAACCGCCGGACATTGCTGGTCGGCACAGCTGGCAGCGCCGCGACCTTGGCGTTCCTGCCAGCCTTCGGGGCCGTGCCGCCGCTCAAGAAGAAGGACGTCTACAAAGTCGGCTTCGCGCAGACGGAAAGCAACAATCCGTGGCGTCTGGCCCAGACGGCAAGCATGCAGGACGAAGCCAAGAAGCGAGGCTGCCAGCTTGTCTACACGGACGCGGCAGGTTCCGCCGCCAAGCAGGTGGCAGACGTCAACAGCATGATCGCCCAAGGCGTCGACTTCATCTTCCTGGCGCCCCGCGAGGAGAAACCGCTCATTCCCGCCGTCCTGGCCGCGAAGAAGGCGGGCATCCCGGTTCTGCTGATCGACCGCAGCGTCGACCCTTCGCTCGCCAAGGCGGGAGAAGACTATCTGGCTTTCGTCGGCTCCAACTTCATCGAGGAAGGCCAGAGAGTTGCCGAATGGACGATCAAAGCCAGGAGCGGCAAAGGCAAGATCATCGAACTCGAGGGCACCATCGGCAGCTCGCCGGCCAATGACCGCAAGAAGGGGTTCGACGACACCATAAAGGCCAAAGCGCCCGACATGGTCATTCTCGCGAGCCAGTCGGGAGATTTCGCGCGTGACAAGGGGCGCCAAGTCGCCGAAACCCTATTGCAGGCGCATTCCGACGCGACCATCGTCTACGCCCATAACGACGAGATGGCGCTGGGCGCGATCGCCGCAATCGAAGCGGCCGGCAAGGTTCCGGGCAAGGATATCCTGGTCGTGTCGATCGACGGGGAAAAGGATGCCGTCCAGGCCATCATCGACGGCAAGATGGGTGCGACCTGCGAATGCAGCCCGCGATTTGGGCCCAAAGCCTTCGAGATCATGTACCAGTATGGCGGAGGTGAAAAGATACCCCCGATCATCATCAATCCGGACCGGTTCTTCGAAGCCAGCAACGCCAAGGATATGCTGGCGACCGCCTTCTAA
- a CDS encoding transcriptional regulator, LacI family — protein sequence MKRRTYPALRDAPGERRLRSERVVEARRPTMIDVANEARVSQTTVSLVLNHADGARLSAETRERVFKAAAKLGYRPGRRGGLPGSSRAAAIGFVCDEISTDPWTSIGFDGVREKAWERGLTVSVVVTRGDADMERVAIAQLVGQPLLGLIYATINTRLIHVPAALPRMPTVLLNCHVANSALPSVVPGEVSGGHAATDVLLRAGHRRIGYINGEPSMEASRHRLRGYRQALATADLPFDPDLVLEGNWQPLSGYERTQELMRLPAPPSAIFCANDLMAVGCYEALRELGMRIPEDVAVMGYDDREIARHLHPPLTTVLLPHFEMGTIAAEILFDAAVRPSKRPEQIKVECPIVRRKSV from the coding sequence ATGAAGCGCCGAACCTATCCGGCTCTGCGCGATGCGCCGGGCGAACGAAGATTGCGATCCGAGCGGGTCGTCGAGGCGCGCCGTCCAACCATGATCGACGTCGCCAACGAGGCGCGGGTTTCGCAGACGACCGTTTCGCTGGTGCTCAATCACGCCGACGGAGCGCGTCTGTCGGCGGAGACGCGCGAGCGTGTCTTCAAGGCGGCGGCGAAGCTCGGCTATCGGCCGGGACGCCGCGGCGGCCTGCCCGGCTCATCTCGGGCAGCCGCGATCGGCTTCGTCTGCGACGAGATTTCCACCGACCCCTGGACCTCGATCGGCTTCGACGGCGTGCGCGAAAAAGCCTGGGAGCGCGGGCTCACCGTGAGCGTTGTCGTCACGCGCGGCGATGCCGATATGGAGCGGGTCGCGATCGCGCAATTGGTAGGCCAGCCCCTGCTCGGTCTGATCTATGCCACGATCAATACCCGGCTGATCCATGTGCCCGCGGCGCTGCCTCGAATGCCGACGGTCCTGCTGAATTGCCATGTCGCCAATTCGGCGCTTCCGTCGGTGGTGCCTGGCGAGGTCTCGGGTGGACATGCGGCGACCGACGTCTTGCTGCGCGCAGGTCATCGGCGCATCGGCTATATCAACGGCGAGCCGAGCATGGAGGCATCCCGCCACCGCCTGAGGGGTTATCGCCAGGCGCTGGCGACCGCCGATCTGCCGTTCGATCCGGATCTTGTCCTCGAAGGCAATTGGCAGCCGCTCTCGGGCTATGAGCGCACCCAGGAGCTGATGCGGCTGCCCGCACCGCCCAGCGCAATCTTCTGCGCCAACGATCTGATGGCCGTCGGTTGCTACGAAGCGCTGCGCGAGCTTGGCATGAGGATTCCGGAAGATGTCGCCGTCATGGGCTATGACGATCGCGAGATCGCACGGCATTTGCATCCGCCGCTGACGACGGTTTTGCTCCCTCATTTCGAAATGGGAACGATCGCTGCCGAGATTCTCTTCGACGCAGCGGTCCGGCCAAGCAAGCGCCCAGAGCAAATCAAGGTCGAATGCCCGATTGTCAGGCGCAAATCGGTTTGA
- a CDS encoding DNA-binding transcriptional regulator, LysR family, whose amino-acid sequence MRSLNLDQLQTLAEVAALGSFSAAARRLNLTQPAISLQIRDLERRFGVRLIERMGREAHATPPGRDLVEHARRIFQECDVAMSTMRRYRDGWLGRVHIGTTLTALMYELPPIIRELRADFPGIDLVVTNMTTRDTVENILQNKLDLGLVTLPVEHPRLRITPLRLEKLVAILPAGTRDVPDVITPDYVAQQSLVLEHERGAVYALVMQWLSKQMPLPRAPMHMGTVEAAKLSVALDLGMSIVPDVAVAQPMPDVIVRPLQPPLPCTLALIEHSSKPNEPALEIVRNALLELRADLGTGSM is encoded by the coding sequence ATGCGCAGCCTCAACCTCGACCAACTGCAGACCCTGGCGGAGGTGGCCGCGCTCGGAAGCTTTTCCGCTGCTGCGCGCCGGCTGAATCTGACGCAGCCGGCTATAAGTCTTCAGATCCGCGATCTCGAGCGGCGCTTTGGCGTGCGGTTGATCGAACGCATGGGCAGAGAGGCGCATGCGACGCCGCCGGGTCGGGACCTCGTCGAGCATGCCCGCCGCATTTTCCAAGAGTGCGATGTGGCAATGTCGACGATGCGTCGTTACCGTGACGGCTGGCTCGGTCGCGTCCATATCGGCACGACCCTCACGGCACTGATGTACGAACTGCCGCCGATCATAAGGGAGCTTCGTGCTGATTTTCCCGGTATCGATCTTGTGGTCACCAACATGACGACGCGGGACACCGTCGAAAACATCCTGCAGAACAAACTTGACCTCGGATTGGTGACGCTGCCCGTCGAGCACCCGCGACTTCGGATCACTCCGTTGCGGTTGGAGAAATTGGTGGCCATATTGCCGGCTGGCACGCGCGACGTTCCCGACGTGATCACCCCGGATTATGTTGCGCAGCAATCGCTGGTGCTCGAGCATGAGCGCGGCGCTGTGTATGCGTTGGTCATGCAGTGGTTGTCGAAGCAAATGCCTTTGCCGCGCGCGCCAATGCATATGGGTACCGTCGAGGCAGCGAAGCTGAGCGTCGCGCTGGATCTGGGCATGTCGATCGTGCCCGACGTAGCGGTCGCCCAGCCGATGCCCGATGTCATCGTCCGGCCGTTGCAGCCACCGCTCCCATGCACGCTTGCTCTCATCGAGCATAGCAGCAAGCCGAACGAACCTGCGCTCGAAATCGTTCGCAACGCACTGCTCGAATTGAGAGCGGATCTCGGCACAGGATCGATGTAA
- a CDS encoding Uncharacterized conserved protein codes for MSKASGNTFHGKCFCGAVELTVTGQPVAMGYCHCESCRSWSAGPVNAFTLWSPDAVKVTKGAEHVGIYHKTDASHRQFCKRCGGHLMTDHPGAKLIDVYAATVPGLPFKPALHVHYGETVLPMRDGLPKQKDLPAEMGGAGVLLPE; via the coding sequence ATGAGCAAGGCCTCCGGCAACACCTTCCACGGCAAATGCTTTTGCGGCGCCGTGGAGCTGACCGTCACCGGGCAACCGGTGGCGATGGGCTATTGCCATTGCGAATCTTGCCGCTCATGGTCGGCCGGGCCCGTCAATGCCTTCACGCTCTGGAGCCCGGACGCGGTGAAGGTGACCAAGGGCGCCGAGCATGTCGGAATCTATCACAAGACCGATGCGAGCCACCGCCAGTTCTGCAAGAGGTGCGGCGGCCATCTGATGACCGACCATCCGGGGGCCAAGCTGATCGACGTCTATGCGGCGACGGTACCCGGCCTGCCCTTCAAGCCTGCGCTGCATGTTCATTACGGCGAGACCGTGCTGCCCATGCGTGACGGGCTGCCGAAGCAGAAGGATCTCCCGGCGGAGATGGGTGGCGCGGGCGTTCTATTGCCGGAATAG
- a CDS encoding adenylate cyclase, with product MHETSPRQPRYRVQRRLTAILAADIAEYSRLMGADEEGTLARLKAARRELVNPKIAEHRGRIVKTTGDGMLVEFASVVDALRCAVEVQRSMTQRNAELAPDTRIAIRIGVNVGDIMIDGGDIFGDGVNVAARLERMAEPGGICVSSRAREDAEGKLDIAFVDLGEQQLKNIAKPMRVYRVRMDAGAPKMRPALALPDKPSLAVLPFQNMSGDPEQEYFADGMVEEIITALSRVRSFFVIARNSSFTYKGKAVDAKQVGRELGVGYLLGGSVRKAGDHVRITALLTHTTTGNQIWSSRYDGGIEEIFQLQDRITESIVGAIQPSLLLAEIERTKRTRPESLDAYECILRAYPYIWAFDPTANRTALVHLNRAIEIEPDYPLALSLAAWCRAREVIYNWTPALDEAKAEGLRLARLAGDMSNDDPMVLTALCAAHSVVGDLDIASALIEKAVALDPNSAMAWNRSGWLNAFLDRPEVAIEHFQRAIRLSPFDPMNFNCFFGIRNAHFAAERYEESISWCKKGMVERPELAWPLRSMAASLGLLGRLSEAREAVRQLREGYPDITISKIVAITPHRGDYVRRYAEGLRRAGLPE from the coding sequence ATGCACGAAACATCCCCTCGCCAACCACGCTATCGCGTGCAGCGGAGGCTGACGGCTATTCTCGCGGCTGATATTGCAGAATATAGCCGTTTGATGGGAGCCGACGAAGAGGGCACGCTGGCTCGATTGAAGGCGGCCCGGCGAGAGCTCGTCAACCCGAAAATCGCTGAGCATCGCGGGCGCATCGTCAAAACCACGGGCGACGGCATGCTCGTCGAGTTCGCGAGCGTCGTCGACGCCTTGCGCTGCGCCGTCGAGGTCCAGCGGTCTATGACCCAACGCAATGCCGAACTAGCGCCGGACACCCGGATCGCGATCAGGATTGGGGTCAATGTCGGCGACATCATGATCGATGGTGGTGACATCTTCGGAGACGGCGTGAATGTCGCCGCCCGCCTTGAACGAATGGCGGAGCCGGGCGGCATCTGCGTCTCCAGCCGGGCGAGAGAGGACGCGGAAGGCAAGCTTGACATCGCCTTCGTCGATCTCGGCGAGCAGCAGCTGAAGAATATCGCGAAGCCGATGCGTGTCTACCGGGTCCGAATGGATGCGGGGGCGCCGAAGATGCGACCGGCCCTCGCGCTTCCAGACAAGCCTTCGCTCGCCGTTCTGCCCTTCCAGAACATGAGCGGCGATCCAGAACAGGAGTATTTCGCCGACGGCATGGTCGAGGAAATCATCACCGCCCTGTCACGCGTGCGGTCCTTCTTCGTCATCGCCCGGAACTCGAGCTTCACCTATAAAGGCAAGGCTGTCGATGCGAAGCAGGTCGGCCGTGAGCTCGGTGTGGGCTATCTGCTCGGAGGCAGCGTTCGGAAGGCCGGCGATCATGTGCGCATCACGGCGCTGTTGACCCACACGACGACCGGCAACCAAATCTGGTCCAGCCGATACGATGGCGGAATCGAGGAGATCTTCCAGCTCCAGGACCGCATCACCGAGAGCATCGTCGGGGCGATCCAGCCCTCGCTCCTTCTGGCGGAGATCGAGCGCACCAAGCGCACGAGGCCGGAGAGCTTGGACGCCTATGAATGCATTTTGCGGGCCTATCCATATATCTGGGCGTTTGACCCAACGGCGAATAGGACAGCGCTAGTTCACTTGAACAGGGCCATCGAAATCGAGCCAGATTATCCGCTGGCGCTGTCGCTGGCGGCTTGGTGCCGCGCGCGAGAGGTCATCTACAACTGGACGCCCGCGCTCGACGAGGCCAAGGCTGAGGGGTTGCGTCTCGCGAGGCTGGCGGGTGACATGAGTAACGACGATCCGATGGTGCTCACGGCGTTGTGCGCCGCGCATTCGGTGGTCGGCGATCTCGACATAGCGTCCGCGCTGATCGAGAAGGCAGTAGCGCTCGATCCCAATTCCGCCATGGCCTGGAACCGGAGCGGATGGCTCAATGCGTTTCTCGATCGGCCAGAGGTTGCGATCGAGCATTTCCAGCGGGCGATCAGACTTAGCCCCTTCGACCCGATGAACTTCAACTGCTTTTTTGGCATCCGTAACGCTCATTTTGCGGCCGAGCGTTACGAGGAGTCGATATCGTGGTGTAAAAAAGGCATGGTCGAACGTCCCGAGCTGGCGTGGCCCCTCCGATCAATGGCGGCTTCTCTAGGGCTTTTGGGGCGGCTCTCCGAAGCTCGTGAGGCCGTCCGACAGCTCCGTGAGGGGTATCCGGATATAACGATATCGAAGATCGTGGCGATTACTCCGCATCGCGGCGACTACGTGCGGCGCTATGCCGAGGGCCTACGCAGGGCGGGCCTGCCTGAATGA